Proteins encoded together in one Bradyrhizobium sp. CB82 window:
- a CDS encoding FAD-binding oxidoreductase, translating into MTTLLERPEDMLRDLRDRLGPQAVLIGNEVPARNCNDWSASLPQTPLAVIRPLDAAGVAAAIATCRKASLPFVPQGGLTGLCRGAAPEPGWVAISLERMTGIEEIDRASATMTVKAGTPLETIQRAADEAGFFFPLDLGSRGSCAIGGNLSTNAGGNRVIRYGMTRELVLGLEVVLPDGTVITNLNKLMKNNAGYDLKHLFIGSEGTLGIITRVVLRLFPKPRSTMAALCALKDYAAVVALLDAARSGLGPLLSAFEVMWPDYWEVITARAGVKPPIAAGHGLYVLVEAQGTDESIDAPRFQAWLEELMERGLLADAAVAQSLAQTQKFWAVRDICAEFAQVLGPHISYDIGLAVARMDEFAARCKAALADGIKGCESVYYGHIGDGNLHLVSWVTGLPIERQPKEAMDAIIYGLVREMGGSVSAEHGIGTLKKQWLGHARSDAEIALMRTLKAALDPDHLLNPGKVI; encoded by the coding sequence ATGACGACGCTGCTCGAACGCCCCGAGGACATGCTGCGCGATCTGCGCGACCGGCTTGGCCCGCAAGCCGTGCTGATCGGGAACGAAGTGCCCGCACGCAATTGCAACGACTGGAGCGCGAGCCTGCCGCAAACGCCGCTCGCGGTGATCCGCCCGCTGGATGCGGCCGGCGTTGCCGCGGCGATTGCGACCTGCCGCAAGGCAAGCCTGCCGTTCGTGCCGCAGGGCGGGTTGACCGGCCTCTGCCGCGGCGCCGCGCCGGAGCCCGGCTGGGTCGCGATCTCGCTGGAGCGCATGACCGGCATCGAGGAGATCGATCGCGCCTCCGCGACCATGACGGTGAAGGCCGGCACCCCGCTGGAGACGATCCAGAGGGCGGCCGATGAGGCCGGCTTCTTCTTCCCGCTCGATCTCGGATCGCGCGGTTCCTGTGCAATCGGCGGCAATCTCTCCACCAATGCCGGCGGCAACCGCGTGATCCGCTACGGCATGACGCGTGAGCTGGTGCTCGGACTGGAAGTGGTGCTGCCGGACGGCACTGTCATCACCAACCTCAACAAGCTGATGAAGAACAATGCCGGGTACGACCTGAAGCATCTCTTCATCGGCTCGGAAGGCACGCTCGGCATCATCACGCGCGTGGTACTGCGGCTGTTTCCAAAGCCGCGCTCGACCATGGCCGCACTGTGCGCGCTGAAGGATTATGCCGCCGTGGTCGCGCTGCTCGATGCCGCGCGCTCCGGCCTCGGCCCGCTGCTGTCGGCCTTCGAGGTGATGTGGCCGGATTATTGGGAGGTGATCACGGCGCGCGCGGGCGTCAAGCCGCCAATCGCTGCCGGTCACGGGCTCTATGTGCTGGTGGAGGCGCAGGGCACGGACGAAAGCATCGATGCGCCGCGCTTCCAGGCCTGGCTCGAAGAGCTGATGGAGCGTGGGCTGCTCGCGGACGCTGCCGTCGCGCAATCGCTGGCGCAGACGCAAAAATTCTGGGCAGTGCGCGACATCTGCGCCGAATTCGCCCAGGTGCTCGGGCCGCACATCTCCTATGACATCGGCCTGGCGGTCGCACGGATGGACGAGTTCGCCGCGCGCTGCAAGGCCGCGCTCGCGGACGGCATCAAGGGCTGCGAAAGCGTCTATTACGGCCATATCGGCGACGGCAATCTGCACCTGGTGTCCTGGGTGACGGGGTTGCCGATCGAGCGCCAGCCGAAGGAGGCGATGGACGCGATCATCTACGGCCTCGTGCGCGAGATGGGCGGCAGCGTCTCCGCCGAGCACGGCATCGGCACGCTCAAGAAGCAATGGCTCGGGCATGCCCGCAGCGATGCCGAGATCGCGCTGATGCGCACGCTGAAGGCCGCGCTCGATCCCGATCATCTGCTCAATCCCGGCAAGGTCATCTGA
- a CDS encoding rhodanese-like domain-containing protein, with the protein MKLTTLTPADVRRALLLREEIALLDLRHEAAFATGHPLFAANMAEARIAIEAETRLPRKDAGIVLYDDGEGLVGLGAERLRALGYSNIRALDGGLKAWRAAGYEVFEDVNSYAKAFGELVEARRHTPSLSADEVARLIADKANVAILDVRRFDEYATMNIPGSVSVPGAELVLRAGRAAPDPDTTIIVNCAGRTRSIIGTQSLINAGVPNKVRALRNGTIGWTLAKYTLEHGAGRRGAIGSFGGAAANARDVAYRAGVRHIDLSDAAGLSARRDRTLYRFDVRDAEEYASGHLAGFRHYAGGQLVQEIDIAAPVRGARILLTDDRGVRADMTASWLAQMGWEVYVLEGGYDGALDVGPPQVFSKPDPAHRYRRPYEGTDIAESAMQAYLDWEYGLVEQLRRDATHGFYVI; encoded by the coding sequence ATGAAGCTCACGACCCTTACACCTGCCGACGTTCGTCGTGCGCTGCTGCTGCGCGAGGAGATCGCGCTGCTCGATCTCAGGCACGAGGCAGCCTTTGCCACCGGCCATCCCCTGTTTGCCGCCAACATGGCGGAGGCACGCATCGCGATCGAGGCCGAGACGAGGCTGCCGCGCAAGGACGCAGGCATAGTCCTCTATGATGACGGTGAAGGCCTGGTCGGGCTTGGCGCCGAGCGCCTGCGGGCGCTGGGTTACAGCAACATCCGCGCATTGGATGGGGGCCTCAAGGCGTGGCGCGCGGCCGGCTACGAAGTGTTCGAGGACGTCAACTCCTACGCCAAGGCCTTTGGCGAGCTGGTCGAGGCGCGCCGTCACACGCCCTCGCTCAGCGCTGACGAGGTCGCAAGGCTGATTGCCGACAAGGCCAATGTTGCGATCCTCGATGTTCGCCGCTTCGACGAATATGCGACCATGAATATCCCGGGGTCGGTCAGTGTGCCCGGCGCGGAACTGGTGCTGCGCGCGGGCCGCGCGGCGCCCGATCCCGACACCACCATCATCGTCAACTGCGCCGGCCGCACCCGCTCGATCATCGGCACCCAGTCGCTGATCAATGCGGGCGTCCCCAACAAGGTGCGCGCGCTGCGGAACGGCACGATCGGCTGGACTCTTGCCAAGTACACGCTCGAGCATGGCGCCGGACGGCGGGGTGCGATCGGGTCGTTCGGGGGGGCCGCCGCCAATGCCCGCGACGTCGCCTATCGCGCCGGCGTTCGCCACATCGACCTGAGCGACGCGGCGGGGCTCTCCGCCCGGAGGGATCGCACGCTCTATCGCTTCGATGTGCGCGACGCCGAGGAATATGCCAGTGGCCATCTCGCCGGCTTCCGCCATTACGCGGGCGGCCAACTCGTTCAGGAGATCGACATCGCTGCGCCCGTGCGCGGCGCGCGCATCCTTTTGACCGACGACAGGGGCGTGCGCGCCGACATGACGGCGTCCTGGCTTGCGCAGATGGGCTGGGAGGTCTACGTGCTCGAAGGCGGTTATGACGGCGCGCTGGACGTGGGACCGCCGCAGGTCTTCTCCAAGCCCGATCCCGCGCACCGCTACCGGCGCCCCTACGAAGGCACCGATATCGCGGAAAGCGCGATGCAGGCCTATCTCGACTGGGAATACGGCCTCGTCGAGCAGCTCCGCCGCGACGCGACGCACGGATTTTACGTGATCTGA
- a CDS encoding dihydrodipicolinate synthase family protein has protein sequence MTDAIRGFWVATPTPLTAEGGVDPARLADHALRLFEKGVNGVVVFGTTGEGTSFNAAERIATVEALLKAGVAADRIGIGGGFPAISDSIALTRSVLNLGLRHVLVLPPYFDRSISAEGIEDAYGAIFDGVADDRLRAYLYHIPQVSGVAVPTQVAANLRKRYGKLVAGLKDSSGDFKQFQAFRAAAPELAITVGNEADITRAIAAGGAGTICGMANIVPELVKGMVEGKDVGARMQAAIDIVVKTPSLVATLKAILSAQTADPGWLRVRPPLRGLSDGKALKAKIDALVSPAIA, from the coding sequence ATGACGGACGCAATTCGCGGGTTCTGGGTCGCCACGCCAACACCGTTGACAGCGGAGGGAGGCGTTGACCCCGCCCGGTTGGCGGACCACGCGCTTCGACTCTTCGAGAAGGGCGTCAACGGCGTCGTGGTGTTCGGCACCACCGGTGAAGGCACCTCCTTCAATGCTGCAGAGCGGATCGCGACCGTGGAGGCCCTGCTCAAGGCCGGCGTCGCCGCCGACCGCATCGGCATTGGCGGCGGCTTTCCCGCGATCAGCGACAGCATCGCCTTGACGCGTTCGGTGCTGAACCTCGGCCTCCGCCACGTCCTGGTACTGCCGCCCTATTTCGATCGCAGCATCAGCGCGGAAGGAATCGAGGACGCCTACGGCGCGATCTTCGATGGCGTCGCCGACGATCGCCTGCGCGCTTATCTCTACCACATCCCGCAAGTCTCCGGCGTCGCCGTGCCGACGCAGGTCGCGGCGAATTTGCGCAAGCGCTACGGTAAGCTCGTTGCGGGCCTCAAGGACTCCAGCGGCGACTTCAAGCAGTTCCAGGCATTTCGTGCAGCGGCGCCCGAGCTCGCCATCACCGTCGGCAATGAAGCCGACATCACCCGCGCCATCGCAGCGGGCGGCGCCGGCACCATCTGCGGCATGGCCAACATCGTACCCGAGCTCGTCAAGGGCATGGTCGAAGGCAAGGACGTGGGCGCGCGTATGCAGGCGGCGATCGATATCGTCGTCAAGACGCCGTCGCTGGTCGCGACGTTGAAAGCCATCCTCTCCGCACAGACTGCCGATCCCGGCTGGCTGCGCGTGCGTCCGCCGCTTCGTGGCCTCTCCGACGGCAAGGCGCTGAAGGCGAAGATCGACGCGCTGGTGAGTCCCGCAATCGCGTGA
- a CDS encoding host attachment family protein codes for MSGLMIPHDAFVFIGDGRKALFLRNEGNPAEPSLKTEEVFADENPPTREQGTERPGRVSKPTGQRAAVEPTDWHDIEEHRFARRVAVALEQLVRERDVKAIIVVAPPRALADLRDAFHADVKARIVAELPKDLTRLPVEEITEHLAAEY; via the coding sequence ATGAGTGGCCTGATGATCCCCCACGACGCCTTCGTCTTCATCGGGGACGGTCGCAAGGCCTTGTTCCTGCGCAACGAGGGCAACCCGGCCGAGCCGAGCCTGAAAACTGAAGAGGTGTTCGCTGACGAGAACCCGCCGACGCGAGAGCAGGGAACCGAACGTCCCGGCCGCGTCAGCAAACCGACCGGACAAAGAGCGGCTGTCGAGCCGACGGACTGGCACGATATCGAGGAACACCGCTTTGCGCGTCGCGTCGCGGTCGCGCTGGAACAACTCGTCCGCGAGCGCGACGTGAAGGCGATCATCGTCGTTGCGCCGCCCCGCGCGCTGGCCGACTTGCGTGACGCCTTTCACGCCGACGTCAAGGCACGTATCGTCGCCGAGCTGCCCAAGGACTTGACACGGCTTCCCGTCGAAGAGATCACCGAGCATCTGGCGGCCGAGTACTAG
- a CDS encoding GntP family permease: protein MGLLGILVGLGLLVLLAFRGWSVLLLAPFAALVAAAFGGEPLLANLTQVFMASAAGFLAQFFPIFLLGAVFGKLMDDSGAVTAVAAFMAQRLGEQRVILAVVLAGALVTYGGVSLFVAFFVIAPMAQSLFRAASIPRRLIPAAIVLGTSTFTMSALPGTPSIQNAIPMPFFGTTPFAAPGLGIIAALVMLGVGLWWLQRAEAQARRAGEGFGDVQGIAEHVVDDELLRERATTAREFDPAEIRHGRRSEAPSPVLSAILPLIVVVAVNLVMSLLVLPRMDFSYLAEQRWGGTSLSAVAGVWSVVVALAAAIVVAIAMNWTRLASLRQTMDAGANASVLPALSVASLVGFGAVIAALPAFETVRDWVLAIEGGPLVSLAVATNILAALTGSASGGLTIALDALGQTYVEVAAQTGVDLALMHRVAVIGSGTLDILPHNGAVVSLLAICGLTHRDSYRDIVMVGIVSSLLALVIVIALGSLIGSF from the coding sequence GTGGGGCTCCTCGGCATTCTTGTCGGGCTCGGCCTGCTCGTGCTGCTGGCATTCCGCGGCTGGAGCGTCCTGCTGCTCGCCCCGTTCGCGGCGCTCGTTGCCGCGGCATTCGGCGGCGAGCCGCTGCTCGCCAATCTGACGCAGGTGTTCATGGCGAGCGCCGCGGGCTTCCTGGCGCAGTTCTTTCCAATCTTCCTGCTCGGTGCCGTCTTCGGCAAGCTGATGGACGACAGCGGCGCGGTGACGGCGGTCGCCGCCTTCATGGCGCAGCGGCTCGGCGAGCAGCGCGTGATCCTTGCAGTCGTGCTGGCGGGTGCGCTGGTGACCTATGGCGGCGTCAGCCTGTTCGTCGCCTTCTTCGTCATCGCGCCAATGGCACAGTCGCTGTTCCGCGCAGCCTCCATTCCGCGGCGGTTGATCCCGGCCGCCATCGTGCTGGGGACCTCGACATTTACGATGTCGGCGCTGCCTGGCACACCGTCGATCCAGAACGCGATTCCGATGCCGTTCTTCGGCACGACGCCGTTCGCGGCGCCCGGGCTCGGCATCATTGCCGCGCTCGTGATGCTCGGCGTCGGATTGTGGTGGCTGCAGCGGGCGGAGGCACAGGCTCGTCGCGCGGGTGAGGGTTTCGGCGACGTGCAGGGCATCGCCGAGCATGTCGTCGACGATGAATTGTTGCGCGAGCGCGCGACCACCGCGCGCGAGTTCGACCCCGCCGAGATCCGGCACGGTCGTCGCAGCGAGGCGCCATCGCCAGTCTTGAGCGCGATTCTGCCGCTGATCGTCGTCGTGGCCGTCAACCTCGTGATGTCGCTTCTGGTGCTGCCGCGGATGGATTTCTCATACCTTGCCGAGCAACGCTGGGGCGGCACGTCCTTGTCAGCCGTTGCCGGCGTCTGGTCGGTCGTCGTTGCGCTGGCCGCCGCCATCGTCGTGGCCATCGCCATGAACTGGACGAGGCTGGCCTCGCTCCGGCAGACGATGGATGCCGGCGCGAATGCCTCCGTGCTCCCGGCGCTGAGCGTTGCAAGCCTGGTCGGGTTCGGTGCCGTCATCGCCGCGCTGCCGGCTTTCGAAACGGTGCGCGACTGGGTGCTCGCGATCGAGGGTGGACCTTTGGTGTCGCTCGCGGTTGCGACCAACATTTTGGCCGCGCTGACCGGCTCGGCATCCGGCGGCCTCACCATCGCGCTCGATGCGCTCGGTCAGACCTATGTGGAAGTCGCCGCGCAGACTGGCGTGGACCTCGCGCTGATGCACCGCGTGGCGGTGATCGGTTCGGGCACGCTGGATATCCTCCCGCACAACGGCGCGGTGGTCAGCCTGCTCGCGATCTGCGGACTGACCCACCGCGACAGCTACCGTGACATCGTGATGGTCGGCATCGTCTCGTCGCTGCTGGCGCTGGTCATCGTCATCGCGCTCGGTAGCCTCATAGGATCGTTCTGA
- the serA gene encoding phosphoglycerate dehydrogenase, with protein MPATGQTPERTAKALLLEGVNDSAVDLFKSARFTNVERLTKALDGEALRQAVKGVSLLGIRSRTQLTENVLASADQLLAVGCFSVGTNQVDLLAARKRGIPVFNAPFSNTRSVAELVIGEIVMLLRQIFPRSVAAHDGGWDKSAAGSREVRGRTLGIIGYGNIGSQLSTLAEAMGMRVIFFDRTDKLRHGNTEPVEKLEDLLAQSDVVSLHVPETPETAGMIGERELRLMKPGSFLINNSRGTVVDLDALARALRDEHLAGAAVDVFPVEPSSNADRFKSPLQGLSNVILTPHIGGSTEEAQERIGGEVARKLVDYYVTGSTMGAVNFPEVQLHLRPTGARFSHVHRNVPGMLRRLNEVFLQRDVNIAAQYLETHGELGYVVLDADLGGQDSNELLRQIRALDGTIGARLVFEH; from the coding sequence ATGCCAGCCACAGGCCAGACCCCTGAGAGGACCGCGAAAGCCCTGCTGCTTGAAGGCGTCAATGACAGCGCAGTGGACCTGTTCAAGAGCGCCCGCTTCACCAATGTGGAGCGATTGACCAAGGCGCTCGACGGCGAGGCGCTGCGGCAAGCCGTGAAAGGTGTGTCGCTGCTCGGCATCCGCTCGCGCACCCAGCTCACCGAGAACGTGCTCGCCTCCGCCGACCAGCTTCTTGCGGTCGGCTGCTTCAGCGTCGGCACCAATCAGGTCGATCTGCTCGCCGCCCGCAAGCGCGGCATTCCGGTCTTCAATGCGCCGTTCTCCAATACCCGCAGCGTCGCCGAGCTCGTCATCGGCGAGATCGTGATGCTGCTGCGGCAGATCTTCCCGCGCTCGGTCGCGGCGCATGACGGCGGCTGGGACAAGTCGGCGGCCGGCAGCCGCGAGGTGCGCGGCCGCACGCTCGGCATCATCGGCTATGGCAATATCGGCTCGCAGCTCTCGACGCTTGCCGAAGCCATGGGAATGCGGGTGATCTTCTTCGACCGGACCGACAAGCTGCGTCACGGCAACACCGAACCGGTCGAGAAGCTCGAGGACCTCCTGGCCCAGAGCGACGTGGTCAGCCTGCATGTGCCGGAAACGCCGGAGACCGCGGGCATGATCGGCGAGCGCGAACTGCGGCTGATGAAGCCGGGCTCGTTCCTCATCAACAACAGCCGCGGCACCGTCGTCGATCTCGACGCGCTGGCGCGCGCCTTGCGCGACGAGCACCTCGCTGGCGCGGCCGTCGACGTCTTCCCGGTCGAGCCCTCCTCGAACGCCGATCGCTTCAAGAGTCCGCTGCAGGGCCTGAGCAACGTGATCCTCACGCCGCACATCGGCGGCTCCACGGAAGAGGCGCAGGAGCGGATCGGCGGCGAGGTGGCCCGCAAGCTGGTCGACTATTACGTCACGGGCTCGACCATGGGCGCCGTCAATTTCCCGGAGGTGCAGCTCCACCTCCGGCCCACCGGCGCCCGCTTCAGCCATGTCCACCGCAATGTGCCGGGCATGCTGCGCCGGCTGAACGAGGTGTTTTTGCAGCGTGACGTCAACATCGCCGCCCAATATCTGGAGACGCATGGTGAGCTCGGCTACGTCGTGCTCGATGCCGATCTCGGCGGCCAGGATTCGAACGAGCTGCTCCGGCAGATCCGCGCGCTCGACGGAACGATCGGCGCGCGCCTGGTGTTCGAGCACTGA
- a CDS encoding ATP-dependent Clp protease adaptor ClpS: MMSDMHGDSGPAQLVIHDDEDTPEEFVIELLRRVFGKSERDAVALMTRIEREQRVGCGPYPRSVADALLKSALQHIQFAGHGLRITLEPVKTICELCGKPEAQTDVRLGSRTIWLCSDCMRAAGNTGNEPEKEFEHACEVLDWHFAGVPRSKLVTTVRQFPGHMRADVQAAIDRLFASALRLFGINDEQRYETLSIARLLRDGRHAQAIAPLQYFDVDVGEKSPVKCLDNGLWLCVQGDLRYAVLLCAHREYSREPGIRIEIAVPSGAAGVVLVQRCFGELEQAVQAARTYRGKILSLDADSDYRGRSRGITVHRLPPVARDEVILPEQTLRLLDRNVLRFVGTRDHLRRLSQSTRKGILLYGPPGTGKTHTIRYLATHLPGHTTLIITAEQMGLLGAYMSLARLLQPSMVVIEDVDLIARDRHDMGPCEETLLNKLLNEMDGLKEDADILFVLTTNRPEDLEGALAGRPGRIDQAIEVPLPDEIGRSKLVRLYGKGLPLDDVIVTEAARRSEGTSCAFIKELMRRLAQASLARDGGNSVISVDIDEALDEMLFSGGRLNAQLLGGAQAVAAA, from the coding sequence ATGATGAGTGATATGCACGGCGATAGCGGCCCGGCCCAGCTCGTGATCCACGACGACGAAGATACGCCGGAAGAATTTGTGATCGAGTTGCTACGCCGGGTTTTCGGCAAGTCGGAACGCGACGCGGTCGCGCTGATGACCCGGATTGAGCGGGAGCAACGAGTCGGTTGCGGCCCCTACCCGCGATCCGTCGCCGATGCACTGCTGAAATCCGCGCTCCAGCACATTCAGTTTGCAGGTCATGGCCTGAGGATCACGCTCGAGCCGGTCAAGACAATTTGCGAGCTTTGCGGCAAGCCCGAGGCGCAGACCGACGTGCGGCTCGGAAGCCGTACGATCTGGCTGTGCAGCGACTGCATGCGCGCGGCGGGCAACACCGGCAATGAACCGGAAAAGGAGTTCGAGCATGCCTGCGAGGTTCTGGATTGGCATTTTGCCGGCGTTCCACGCAGCAAGCTCGTGACCACGGTCCGCCAGTTTCCGGGACACATGCGCGCAGACGTCCAGGCGGCCATCGACCGGCTGTTCGCCTCCGCCCTCCGGCTGTTCGGCATCAACGACGAGCAACGCTACGAGACGCTGTCGATTGCACGGCTTCTGCGTGACGGTCGCCATGCGCAGGCGATTGCGCCGCTCCAGTATTTCGATGTCGACGTTGGCGAGAAGAGTCCGGTCAAGTGCCTCGACAACGGGCTGTGGCTGTGCGTGCAGGGCGATCTCCGCTACGCGGTGCTGCTCTGCGCGCATCGCGAATACAGCCGTGAGCCCGGAATCCGGATCGAAATCGCCGTGCCCTCGGGCGCTGCGGGCGTGGTCCTGGTCCAGCGATGCTTCGGCGAGCTGGAGCAGGCCGTGCAGGCCGCGCGCACCTATCGTGGCAAGATCCTCTCGCTCGACGCCGATAGCGACTATCGCGGCCGCTCGCGCGGCATCACCGTACACCGCCTGCCGCCGGTGGCACGCGACGAGGTGATCCTGCCGGAGCAGACCTTGCGGCTGCTTGACCGCAACGTCCTGAGATTCGTCGGCACCCGCGATCATTTGCGCCGGCTCAGCCAGTCGACGCGCAAGGGCATCTTGCTGTACGGCCCGCCGGGCACAGGCAAGACGCATACGATCCGCTATCTCGCGACGCATTTGCCCGGGCATACGACGCTGATCATCACCGCCGAGCAAATGGGCCTTCTCGGCGCCTATATGAGCCTGGCGCGGCTTCTCCAGCCGTCGATGGTGGTGATCGAGGATGTCGATCTCATCGCCCGCGATCGCCACGACATGGGGCCGTGCGAGGAGACTCTGCTAAACAAACTGCTCAATGAGATGGACGGGCTGAAGGAGGATGCGGACATCCTGTTCGTCCTGACCACGAACCGGCCGGAGGACCTCGAAGGTGCACTCGCCGGCCGACCCGGCCGGATCGATCAGGCCATCGAAGTGCCTCTTCCCGACGAGATCGGCCGCAGCAAGCTGGTTCGGCTCTACGGCAAGGGACTACCGCTCGATGACGTGATCGTCACCGAGGCGGCGCGCCGCAGCGAGGGCACGAGCTGTGCCTTCATCAAGGAATTGATGCGGCGGCTGGCACAGGCGAGCCTGGCGCGCGACGGCGGTAATTCCGTCATCTCCGTCGACATCGACGAAGCGCTCGACGAAATGCTGTTCTCCGGCGGTCGCCTCAATGCGCAGCTGCTCGGCGGCGCGCAGGCGGTGGCAGCGGCCTGA
- a CDS encoding patatin-like phospholipase family protein, which translates to MARDRIPIDLALQGGGSHGAFTWGVLDRLLEETWLDVVAISGTSAGAMNAAVLADGWTAGGAKGAREALDQYWLRVSRAAAFSPLQRSPLDRLMGRWTLDTSPAYVFTDLMSRLFSPYDLPVDYNPLRKVLAESIDFERLARSEIKLFITATRVRTGRGRIFRNAEITADVLLASACLPTMFRAIEIDGEPYWDGGFAGNPTITPLVRESDAYDTILVQINPTERPEDPRTAAEILNRLNEISFNSPLMKELRMIALLRQAADPGSGEGARWARMRTHRIKSDILTKFGASSKLNAEWQFVSMLRAEGRLAASEFLEHHGEDIGRRSTADLDVLLAEC; encoded by the coding sequence ATGGCCCGAGACCGCATACCAATCGACCTTGCACTTCAAGGCGGAGGCTCGCACGGGGCGTTTACCTGGGGCGTGCTCGATCGTCTTCTCGAAGAGACCTGGCTTGACGTGGTCGCCATCTCCGGGACCTCCGCCGGGGCGATGAACGCCGCGGTGCTGGCCGACGGATGGACGGCAGGCGGGGCCAAAGGCGCGCGCGAGGCGCTGGATCAGTACTGGCTCCGCGTGTCGCGCGCCGCGGCGTTCAGTCCGTTGCAGCGCTCGCCGCTCGATCGCCTGATGGGGCGCTGGACGCTCGACACCTCGCCGGCCTACGTCTTCACCGACCTGATGTCGCGGCTGTTCTCGCCCTACGATCTCCCGGTCGATTACAACCCACTGCGCAAGGTGCTCGCCGAGAGCATCGATTTCGAACGCCTTGCGCGTTCCGAGATCAAGCTGTTCATCACGGCGACACGGGTACGCACCGGCCGTGGCCGGATCTTTCGCAACGCCGAGATCACCGCCGACGTTCTCCTGGCTTCGGCGTGCTTGCCGACCATGTTCCGCGCCATCGAGATCGACGGCGAGCCCTATTGGGACGGCGGCTTCGCCGGCAATCCGACGATCACGCCGCTGGTTCGTGAAAGCGACGCCTACGATACCATCCTGGTGCAGATCAATCCGACTGAGCGACCGGAAGACCCGCGTACCGCGGCGGAGATCCTCAACCGTCTCAACGAGATTTCGTTCAACTCGCCGCTGATGAAGGAGCTGCGCATGATCGCGCTGCTCCGTCAGGCGGCCGACCCCGGAAGCGGCGAGGGCGCGCGCTGGGCGCGGATGCGGACGCACCGGATCAAGAGCGATATTTTGACGAAGTTCGGCGCCTCCTCCAAGCTGAATGCGGAATGGCAGTTCGTCTCGATGCTCCGTGCCGAGGGCCGGCTGGCCGCGAGCGAATTTCTCGAACATCACGGCGAGGACATCGGCCGGCGCTCGACGGCCGATCTCGATGTTCTCTTGGCGGAGTGCTGA